Proteins encoded together in one Campylobacter concisus window:
- a CDS encoding histidine triad nucleotide-binding protein, producing the protein MTIFEKIVAGEIPCNKVLESEKFLAFNDINPKAPIHILIIPKKHYKNFQEMDPVLMGEMTKFIQEVASLMGVDKSGYRLITNCGENGGQEVMHLHFHLLAGAKLGWSEGVADPQSTF; encoded by the coding sequence ATGACCATATTTGAAAAGATCGTTGCCGGTGAAATTCCTTGTAACAAAGTGCTTGAGAGCGAGAAATTTCTAGCTTTTAACGACATCAACCCAAAAGCGCCGATCCATATCCTCATCATCCCCAAAAAACACTACAAAAACTTCCAAGAGATGGATCCAGTTTTGATGGGTGAGATGACTAAATTTATCCAAGAAGTGGCGAGCTTAATGGGCGTTGATAAGAGCGGTTACCGCCTCATAACAAACTGTGGCGAAAACGGCGGTCAAGAGGTCATGCACCTGCACTTTCACCTACTTGCTGGCGCAAAACTTGGCTGGAGCGAAGGCGTAGCTGATCCACAAAGCACATTTTAA
- a CDS encoding CZB domain-containing protein, producing the protein MKLNGYRGVLLGEINKIQSVHECRFGKWYEKDVKNTIIKDPRTLSSIAAHHENVHHGLDKAMAIFADKDKGHLAGVEILKDVEHSSKAGFEELLEAVKAARR; encoded by the coding sequence ATGAAGTTAAATGGCTACCGAGGCGTCTTGCTTGGCGAGATAAATAAAATTCAAAGTGTGCATGAGTGTAGATTTGGCAAGTGGTATGAAAAAGATGTGAAAAATACCATCATAAAAGATCCAAGAACCCTCTCAAGCATAGCTGCGCACCACGAAAATGTCCATCACGGACTAGATAAGGCTATGGCGATTTTTGCTGACAAAGATAAGGGACATTTAGCAGGTGTCGAGATATTAAAAGACGTCGAGCACTCAAGCAAAGCGGGCTTTGAAGAGCTACTTGAGGCGGTAAAAGCTGCTAGGAGATAA
- the argH gene encoding argininosuccinate lyase produces MKKDENAHKKMWEGRFSEASSKLLEEFNASINFDKNLFEEDIAGSKAHAKMLGICGILKKDESEAIIKGLDEVLAEIRAGKFAFKIEDEDIHMAVEKRLSEIIGAELGGRLHTARSRNDQVALDFKFYVLKKNLEISSLIKELIATLANLAKNHKDTLMPGYTHLQHAQPVSLSYHLLAYAFMFKRDFERFVSSYERNNLSPLGSAALAGTPHKIDRSIVASELGFAGCTQNAMDSVSDRDFALEILFNISVFMTHASRLCEELILWSSQEFGFVSISDAYSTGSSIMPQKKNPDVAELIRGKTGRVNGNLVALLTTMKGLPLAYNKDMQEDKEGVFDSVATILSSATILNEMIKTAKFNEKNMLKATKTGHLSATDLADYLVREKNIPFRTAHFITGKAVAKAESLGLDLSELNKEQLKSVDENLDENAIKFLDLHASKEARTSKGGTANKSVEEQIQILDDWLK; encoded by the coding sequence ATGAAAAAAGATGAAAACGCACATAAAAAGATGTGGGAGGGCAGATTTAGCGAGGCTAGCTCGAAGTTGCTTGAGGAATTTAACGCTTCTATAAATTTTGATAAAAATCTTTTTGAAGAGGACATCGCTGGCAGTAAGGCGCACGCTAAAATGCTAGGAATTTGCGGAATTTTGAAAAAAGATGAGTCAGAGGCGATCATCAAGGGGCTTGATGAGGTTTTAGCTGAGATAAGGGCTGGTAAATTTGCTTTTAAGATAGAGGATGAAGATATCCACATGGCGGTTGAAAAGCGCCTTAGCGAGATCATCGGAGCTGAGCTTGGTGGCAGACTTCACACAGCTAGAAGCAGAAATGATCAGGTTGCGCTTGATTTTAAATTTTATGTTTTGAAGAAAAATTTAGAAATTTCATCTCTCATTAAAGAGCTCATCGCTACGCTTGCAAATTTAGCCAAAAACCACAAAGATACGCTAATGCCAGGCTACACGCACCTTCAGCATGCCCAGCCAGTAAGCCTTAGCTACCATTTACTAGCCTACGCGTTTATGTTTAAGAGGGATTTTGAGCGATTTGTTAGCTCTTATGAGCGAAACAACCTAAGTCCGCTTGGCTCAGCAGCCCTTGCAGGCACGCCGCACAAGATAGATAGGAGCATCGTTGCAAGCGAGCTAGGCTTTGCAGGCTGCACGCAAAATGCGATGGATAGCGTGAGCGACCGCGACTTTGCGCTGGAGATTTTATTTAACATTAGCGTTTTTATGACGCACGCTTCTAGGCTTTGCGAGGAGCTCATACTCTGGAGCTCGCAAGAATTTGGCTTTGTAAGCATTAGTGACGCTTATAGCACTGGCAGCTCCATCATGCCTCAAAAGAAAAATCCAGACGTCGCTGAGCTCATACGCGGTAAAACTGGGCGTGTAAATGGAAATTTAGTAGCGCTGCTAACTACGATGAAGGGCTTACCACTTGCTTACAATAAAGATATGCAAGAAGATAAAGAGGGCGTTTTTGATAGTGTTGCGACCATTTTAAGCTCTGCTACTATCCTAAATGAGATGATAAAAACGGCTAAATTTAATGAAAAAAATATGCTAAAAGCGACAAAAACAGGGCATCTAAGTGCCACTGATCTAGCGGACTATCTAGTGCGTGAGAAAAATATCCCATTTAGAACGGCGCATTTTATCACCGGCAAGGCTGTGGCAAAGGCTGAAAGCTTGGGGCTTGATCTAAGCGAGCTAAACAAAGAGCAGCTAAAAAGTGTCGATGAAAATTTAGATGAAAATGCCATTAAATTTCTAGATCTGCACGCTTCAAAAGAGGCTCGCACTTCAAAAGGCGGCACGGCAAATAAAAGCGTTGAAGAGCAAATTCAAATTTTAGACGACTGGCTTAAGTAA
- a CDS encoding oxidoreductase: MRLGELYSVVAAALATNFNGILGVSSFMRIKKTNAWITQTKSDANVKGNELYAKFIKDESSAALCDDFVILKAKFEASYYFSSAKDDLAQFYKAINFEPKMGEVDSISNQLILIANILKKEATKESMQLLAAFSLSFFLPYAEQLAKELEQNTSSNFYKSMGYFLEDFCLVLKTIIGKA, translated from the coding sequence TTGAGACTTGGAGAGCTTTACAGCGTCGTAGCGGCTGCACTTGCTACAAATTTTAACGGCATCTTGGGTGTCTCATCTTTTATGCGTATCAAAAAGACAAATGCGTGGATAACGCAGACAAAGAGCGATGCGAATGTAAAAGGAAATGAGCTTTACGCTAAATTTATCAAAGATGAGAGTAGTGCGGCCTTGTGTGATGATTTTGTCATTTTGAAGGCAAAATTTGAAGCAAGCTACTATTTTTCAAGCGCAAAAGATGATTTGGCGCAATTTTATAAAGCAATAAATTTTGAGCCAAAAATGGGTGAGGTTGATAGTATTTCAAATCAGCTCATTTTGATAGCAAATATCTTAAAAAAAGAGGCGACAAAAGAGTCTATGCAACTTCTTGCTGCTTTTAGCCTCTCATTTTTCTTACCTTATGCCGAGCAACTTGCAAAAGAGCTAGAACAAAATACTAGCAGTAACTTCTATAAGTCAATGGGATACTTTTTAGAGGATTTTTGTTTGGTTTTAAAAACTATTATCGGTAAGGCTTAG
- a CDS encoding heavy metal translocating P-type ATPase, which produces MPLKVKLNIAGMSCVNCSNAIEKVSKKIDGVLEANVNFANASGEFVLKDASVREVLEQKIKKLGYFVATNIDEFEAKRDEHITSIRNKFIFAFITSIVIMALEMFAPQSLLVNLLMLVLAFLVLAFSGKDFFVHAIEAVKNKNYDMNVLVALGSGSAFLYSLFVVIFSNFIPDDLKNVYVSGAAMIIAFVLLGKYLEERSKAKAGDYLKTLLKISPKTAFLVMPDGNSKEVNVNELKVGDIVIVKNGYNIPSDGVIVQGGAEIDASMLTGESLPVYKEVGDSVFAGTLNTNGYISVKVTKSSFESLLSQILSLLSDASSKKMPIGRLADKIANIFVPSVVAISVLTFFIWIIFSGNFAYAISSAICVLIISCPCALGLATPIAIVSSLSRGAKAGILVKNPEVLELIKDAKFVAFDKTGTLSKGLISVKSSNLSEKELELVASAENLSEHPISKAIVRYAKQNYINLQKLNGKFQNVVGQGIVYEDESNKIIIGNKKLLAANDILLNEADSLAIKEATNDGSGVILCAVNQKFSGFLTLSDELKNEANSVINELSRLNLQSVILSGDDKKVVANIASKLNVSEYYANMLPEDKFNKVKELMSRGGVIFVGDGINDSPSLKEASVGIAMNSGSDIAKGAGDIVLVKNDLRGVSGLVKLANATIANIKENLFWAFMYNAICIPVAAGVLYPIFGLLLSPVYGSMAMCLSSVTVVLNALRLRYLQLKD; this is translated from the coding sequence AAATTGCTCAAATGCTATCGAGAAAGTTTCTAAAAAGATAGATGGGGTGCTTGAAGCAAATGTAAATTTTGCAAATGCAAGCGGTGAGTTTGTCCTAAAAGACGCCAGCGTGCGTGAAGTTTTAGAGCAAAAGATAAAGAAGCTTGGCTACTTTGTGGCGACAAATATCGATGAATTTGAAGCCAAAAGAGACGAGCATATAACCTCGATAAGAAATAAATTTATATTTGCATTTATCACAAGCATCGTGATAATGGCGCTTGAGATGTTCGCACCTCAGAGCTTGCTAGTAAATTTACTCATGCTAGTTTTAGCATTTTTGGTGCTAGCTTTTAGTGGCAAAGACTTCTTTGTTCACGCCATAGAGGCTGTTAAAAACAAAAACTACGATATGAACGTGCTTGTAGCTCTTGGAAGCGGTAGTGCGTTTTTATACTCGCTTTTTGTTGTGATCTTTTCAAATTTCATCCCAGATGATCTAAAAAACGTCTATGTCTCAGGCGCAGCGATGATAATAGCCTTTGTTTTGCTTGGCAAGTACCTTGAAGAGCGCTCAAAAGCAAAAGCTGGCGACTACCTAAAGACGCTACTTAAAATTTCACCAAAGACCGCCTTTTTGGTTATGCCAGATGGAAATAGTAAAGAGGTAAATGTAAATGAGCTAAAAGTAGGCGACATCGTCATCGTAAAAAATGGCTACAACATCCCAAGTGATGGCGTGATAGTTCAAGGTGGCGCTGAGATAGATGCTTCTATGCTTACAGGAGAGAGCTTGCCAGTTTATAAAGAGGTGGGAGATAGCGTATTTGCCGGCACTCTAAACACAAATGGCTACATAAGCGTCAAGGTGACAAAGAGCTCTTTTGAGAGCTTGCTATCTCAAATTTTAAGCCTACTAAGCGACGCTAGCTCTAAAAAGATGCCTATCGGACGGTTGGCTGACAAGATAGCAAACATCTTTGTGCCAAGCGTCGTGGCGATCTCAGTTCTTACATTTTTTATATGGATAATTTTTAGTGGAAATTTCGCCTATGCGATCTCTAGCGCGATCTGCGTGCTCATCATCTCATGCCCATGCGCACTAGGACTTGCCACGCCAATAGCAATCGTAAGCTCCCTCTCGCGTGGTGCAAAAGCTGGGATTTTGGTGAAAAATCCAGAGGTTTTGGAGCTTATAAAAGATGCTAAATTTGTAGCATTTGACAAAACTGGCACGCTAAGTAAGGGGCTAATCAGCGTCAAAAGTTCAAATTTGAGCGAAAAAGAGCTAGAGCTAGTGGCATCTGCTGAAAATTTAAGCGAGCATCCGATCTCAAAAGCGATCGTAAGATACGCAAAACAAAATTACATAAATTTACAAAAGCTAAATGGCAAATTCCAAAACGTAGTTGGTCAAGGCATCGTCTATGAAGACGAGAGTAACAAGATAATAATAGGTAACAAAAAGCTGCTCGCAGCAAACGATATCTTGCTAAATGAAGCTGATAGTTTGGCGATAAAAGAGGCTACAAATGATGGCAGTGGCGTCATACTTTGTGCGGTAAATCAAAAATTTAGCGGATTTTTAACACTAAGTGATGAGCTAAAAAATGAAGCAAATAGCGTTATAAACGAGCTTTCAAGGCTAAATTTACAAAGCGTGATCCTCTCAGGTGATGATAAAAAAGTAGTGGCAAATATCGCTAGCAAGCTAAATGTGAGCGAGTATTATGCAAATATGCTGCCAGAGGATAAATTTAACAAAGTAAAAGAGCTCATGAGCCGAGGTGGCGTGATCTTTGTAGGGGACGGCATAAACGACTCGCCATCGCTTAAAGAAGCAAGCGTTGGCATCGCTATGAACTCAGGCTCAGACATCGCTAAAGGCGCTGGTGATATCGTGCTTGTAAAAAATGACTTGCGTGGCGTGAGCGGGCTTGTAAAGCTTGCAAATGCGACTATTGCTAACATAAAAGAGAATTTGTTTTGGGCATTTATGTATAACGCCATTTGCATACCAGTGGCTGCTGGCGTGCTCTATCCTATATTTGGACTGCTTCTAAGCCCAGTTTATGGCTCGATGGCGATGTGCTTAAGCTCGGTTACTGTCGTGCTAAATGCACTTAGACTTAGATATTTGCAACTTAAGGATTAA